CATCTCTACGGAACTGCGGCTTTTGCTGTCCTGCCAGTCAAGGTCGGCGTCTGTATAGGGAATCTCCGGCTCAATCTCAAATAAATCTGCGCCGATCTCTGCGGCCAGTGTTTTCGCCAGCTTTCGGGTCACTCCACTTGCACTGAAATACGTGACTAATGCTTTTTTCATTGAAAAATCCTCCTTATGTTTTCATTGACTTTCATAGTTCTGTCTACTACAATGAGTGTAAGTTGATAATACTACTTAAAGTTAACTTTAAGTCAATAGGTGTTTGTGAAAATTTTGGAAATTATTTTGGGAGGAGATTATTATGCTGTATACAGTTGGCGAGATGGCAAAGGTCATGGGGCTTCCGGCCTCTACGCTCCGTTATTACGATCAGGAAGGCATCCTTCCTTTTGTGGAGCGTTCCAATGGAGGAATCCGCATGTTTGCTGATAAGGATTATGAATGGCTGAAGGTGATTGAATGTCTGAAGAAATCTGGCCTGTCGATTAAAGAGATCAGGGCTTATATGGATATGGTAAGCCGCGGCGACGATT
This portion of the Clostridium sp. AN503 genome encodes:
- a CDS encoding MerR family transcriptional regulator produces the protein MLYTVGEMAKVMGLPASTLRYYDQEGILPFVERSNGGIRMFADKDYEWLKVIECLKKSGLSIKEIRAYMDMVSRGDDSLGERLELFRSRREAVQRQMEEMMATLKILEFKCWYYEEAIKDGTEARVSSLPIEGLPEQFQGVRKEMRIACKNETA